Proteins encoded within one genomic window of Lynx canadensis isolate LIC74 chromosome B2, mLynCan4.pri.v2, whole genome shotgun sequence:
- the CGAS gene encoding cyclic GMP-AMP synthase, with translation MDHRGGKATRTASKAATATSKISAQGVKSLREEPIESPSAPGATRPNSRKCGAVGASGSLQRRSTPGSPERPQVRARGARAKKALLDAEDAVEGQAVPAAKLGPPAAGPPLSRASSRRRGSARAAGEQRPPPEPTEFPSPGPLVSASGAAPGGWNPRAVLDKLRLRRQEISLAAETVNKVVDHLLRGLKSCDSEFKDVGLLRTGSYYEHVKISAPNEFDIMFKLEVSRIQLEEYRNSGAYYFVKFKRNPKGNPLSPFLEGEILSASKMLLKFRKIIKKEIENIEDVIVQRKKRGSPAVTLLIRKPKEISVDITLALELNTSWPASTKNGLPVTDWLGTKVRSSLRQQPFYLVPKHAKEGNGFQEETWRLSFSHIEKDILKSHGQSKTCCEINGMKCCRKDCLKLMKYLLEQLKIKFENRKELDKFSSYHVKTAFFHVCTQESQDSHWHTRDLELCFDNCVAYFLQCLKIEHLEHYFIPGFNLFSRDQIDKISKEFLSQEIEYERNNGFPVFHKL, from the exons ATGGATCACCGGGGCGGAAAGGCCACGAGGACAGCTTCAAAGGCCGCGACCGCTACCTCCAAGATTTCGGCTCAGGGAGTGAAGAGTCTCCGGGAGGAGCCCATCGAATCTCCGTCCGCCCCTGGGGCTACCCGACCCAACTCACGGAAGTGCGGCGCAGTCGGGGCATCGGGATCCCTGCAGAGGAGGAGCACCCCCGGCTCCCCGGAGAGACCCCAGGTACGCGCGCGGGGTGCCCGCGCCAAAAAGGCGCTTCTGGACGCTGAGGACGCGGTGGAGGGGCAGGCGGTTCCGGCGGCGAAGCTGGGGCCTCCGGCGGCGGGGCCGCCCCTTTCCAGGGCTAGTTCTCGCCGCAGGGGCAGCGCGCGCGCCGCTGGGGAGCAGAGACCCCCGCCAGAGCCCACGGAGTTTCCCAGCCCTGGCCCGCTAGTTTCAGCTTCGGGGGCGGCGCCCGGCGGCTGGAATCCCCGGGCGGTGCTAGACAAATTGAGGCTGAGGCGCCAGGAAATCTCATTGGCGGCTGAGACTGTGAACAAGGTTGTGGACCACCTGCTGCGGGGCTTGAAGAGCTGTGATTCCGAATTCAAAGACGTCGGGCTGCTGCGCACCGGAAGCTACTACGAGCATGTGAAG ATTTCTGCTCCTAATGAATTTGATATTATGTTCAAACTGGAGGTCTCCAGAATTCAGCTAGAAGAGTATCGCAACAGTGGTGCATATTACTTTGTGAAGTTCAAAAGAAATCCTAAAGGAAATCCTCTGAGTCCGTTTTTAGAAGGGGAAATATTATCAGCTTCTAAGATGCTGTTGAAGTTTAGGAAAatcattaagaaagaaattgaaaacattgAAG ATGTCATtgtccagaggaagaagagagggagtcCTGCTGTAACACTTCTTATTAGAAAACCTAAAGAAATATCTGTGGATATAACCCTGGCTTTGGAGTTAAACACCAGCTGGCCTGCTAGCACCAAGAATGGCCTGCCAGTCACGGACTGGCTTGGAACAAAAGTTAGAAGCAGTCTAAGACAGCAGCCATTTTACCTGGTCCCCAAGCatgcaaaggaaggaaatggttTTCAAG aaGAAACGTGGCGGCTATCTTTCTCTCACATTGAAAAGGACATTTTGAAAAGTCATGGACAATCTAAAACATGCTGTGAAATTAATGGGATGAAGTGTTGCAG GAAAGATTGTCTAAAACTAATGAAATATCTTTTAgaacaattgaaaataaagtttgaaaaccgAAAGGAACTGGATAAGTTCTCCTCTTACCATGTGAAAACTGCCTTCTTTCATGTATGTACCCAGGAGTCACAAGACAGTCACTGGCACACTAGAGACCTGGAGCTCTGTTTTGATAACTGTGTGGCATACTTTCTTCAGTGCCTCAAGATAGAACATCTTGAGCATTATTTTATTCCTGGATTCAATCTATTCTCTCGGGACCAAATTGACAAAATAAGTAAAGAATTTCTGTCACAGGAAATTGAATATGAGAGAAACAATGGATTTCCAGTTTTTCATAaactttga